The following are from one region of the Pristiophorus japonicus isolate sPriJap1 unplaced genomic scaffold, sPriJap1.hap1 HAP1_SCAFFOLD_30, whole genome shotgun sequence genome:
- the LOC139248908 gene encoding zinc finger protein 436-like, translated as VCGQGFSQSSKLERHKFSHTGEKPCKCGDCGKRFNSQSQLETHRRGHTGERPFTCSDCGKGFTVSSDLRTHQRVHTGERPFTCSDCGKGFTESSDLLTHQRVHTGERPFKCSDCEKSCKSIDHLLRHQRLHTGERPFTCSDCGKGFTLSYHLLTHQRVHTVERPFPCSECGKRFTCLSELLIHQQIHTGERPFTCSECGKGFATSSNLLSHQRVHK; from the coding sequence gtgtgtggacaaggcttcagccaatcgtccaaactggagagacacaagttcagtcacactggggagaaaccgtgtaaatgtggggattgtgggaaacgtttcaactcccagtcgcagctggaaacacatcggcgaggtcacactggggagaggccgttcacctgctccgactgtgggaagggattcactgtgtcatccgacctgcggacacaccagcgagttcacactggggagaggccgttcacctgctccgactgtgggaagggattcactgagtcatccgacctgctgacacaccagcgagttcacactggggagagaccttttaaatgttctgactgtgagaagagttgtAAAAGCATAGAccatctgctgagacaccagcgacttcacactggggagaggccgttcacctgctctgactgtgggaagggattcactctgtcataccacctgctgacacaccagcgagttcacactgtggagagaccattcccctgctctgaatgtggaaagagattcacttgCTTATccgaactactgatacaccagcaaattcacactggggagaggccgttcacctgctccgagtgtgggaagggatttgcgacatcatccaacctgctgagccaccagcgagttcacaagtga